The following proteins come from a genomic window of Mariniflexile sp. TRM1-10:
- a CDS encoding tetratricopeptide repeat protein, with protein sequence MKKQIIIALAFSVCAFSFAQKKELRAVEKAIKGKNYAEAKAALKQAEALMSSMDDKLKAQYYYLNAEALYADGAGSMDDIDAALKSLENVKEGYASEVSELKQTMVNGILTKGNKSYEGKDYSIASKYFEKAYRLSTKDTLFLYYAAATAVNVQEYDRALDLYEELKQLGYTGIEKQYFATNVETGEEEILDKNTRDLYVKAKSHKDPGERVTESKKPEIVKNVALIYISKGDDEKALAAMKEARAESPDDVNLILSEANIHYKLGNTKEFKALLEKATQMDPNNPELQYNLGVIAAESGQPEEAKAYYEKAIALDPQYTNAYINLAALVLSKEEAMIKEMNGLGSSKKDDLRYDELRTQRQDLYKNAAPYLTKALEIDSKNLGAAKTLMNIYSILGDTAKQKEMKAKVDALEAEGAN encoded by the coding sequence ATGAAGAAACAGATTATCATAGCTTTGGCATTTTCGGTTTGCGCATTTTCATTTGCACAAAAAAAAGAACTGAGAGCTGTAGAAAAAGCTATAAAAGGAAAAAACTATGCTGAAGCTAAGGCAGCTCTAAAACAAGCAGAAGCTTTAATGTCTTCTATGGACGATAAACTTAAAGCACAATATTATTATTTAAACGCTGAGGCTTTATATGCCGACGGTGCAGGCTCTATGGACGATATTGATGCCGCTTTAAAAAGTTTAGAAAACGTAAAAGAAGGATATGCTTCAGAGGTTTCAGAATTAAAACAAACCATGGTTAATGGTATATTAACTAAAGGAAATAAATCTTATGAAGGTAAAGATTATTCAATAGCCTCTAAATATTTTGAAAAAGCCTATAGATTAAGTACAAAAGATACTTTATTTCTATATTATGCAGCAGCAACAGCTGTGAATGTTCAAGAATATGATAGGGCTCTAGATTTATATGAAGAACTTAAGCAATTAGGTTATACAGGTATTGAAAAACAATATTTTGCAACAAATGTTGAAACAGGAGAAGAAGAAATTTTAGACAAAAACACACGCGATCTTTATGTTAAGGCGAAGAGCCATAAAGACCCGGGAGAGCGAGTGACTGAGTCTAAAAAACCTGAAATTGTAAAAAATGTAGCGCTTATTTATATTAGCAAAGGTGACGATGAAAAAGCCTTAGCGGCCATGAAGGAAGCAAGAGCAGAAAGTCCAGATGATGTTAATTTAATTTTATCGGAAGCGAATATCCATTATAAATTAGGCAATACGAAAGAGTTTAAAGCTTTGTTGGAAAAAGCGACTCAAATGGATCCAAACAATCCTGAATTACAGTATAATTTAGGTGTTATTGCAGCCGAGTCTGGGCAACCGGAAGAAGCAAAAGCTTATTATGAAAAAGCGATAGCATTAGACCCACAATATACTAATGCTTATATAAATTTAGCAGCTTTAGTTTTATCCAAAGAGGAAGCTATGATTAAAGAAATGAACGGTTTAGGCAGTTCTAAAAAAGACGATTTACGTTATGACGAATTAAGAACACAACGTCAAGATTTATATAAAAATGCGGCTCCTTATTTAACAAAAGCATTAGAAATCGATTCTAAAAACTTGGGTGCAGCAAAAACATTAATGAATATTTATAGTATTCTTGGTGATACTGCTAAGCAAAAAGAAATGAAAGCGAAAGTAGATGCTTTAGAAGCAGAAGGAGCAAACTAA
- a CDS encoding acetyl-CoA C-acyltransferase, translating to MNKEVVIVSAVRTPIGSFMGALSTIPAPQLGAVAIKGALNKINLKPELVDEVLMGNVVQAGTGQAPARQAAIYAGIPNTVPCTTVNKVCASGMKAIVQAAQSIALGDAHIVVAGGMENMSLIPHYLYARTGTKFGPASLIDGMQKDGLVDAYDQNAMGVCADACAAEYKFSREDQDAFAIQSYKRAAAAWDAGKFDNEIVPVEVPQRRGEPIIVSKDEEFTNVILDKIPQLRPAFSKDGTVTAANASTINDGAAAVVLMSKEKANELGLKPLASIKSYADAAHEPEWFTTAPAKALPKALDKASINIKDVDFFEFNEAFSVVGLANMKILGLSDANVNVNGGAVSLGHPLGCSGARIIITLLNVLQQNNAKIGAAAICNGGGGASAIIIER from the coding sequence ATGAATAAAGAAGTAGTTATTGTTTCGGCCGTAAGAACACCTATTGGTAGTTTTATGGGCGCGCTTTCAACAATTCCCGCACCGCAACTGGGAGCCGTTGCAATAAAAGGCGCTTTAAACAAAATAAACTTAAAACCAGAATTGGTTGACGAAGTGTTAATGGGGAATGTAGTACAAGCAGGAACAGGACAAGCACCTGCAAGACAAGCTGCCATTTATGCAGGCATACCTAATACCGTTCCTTGCACCACTGTAAATAAAGTTTGTGCCTCTGGCATGAAAGCTATTGTACAAGCGGCGCAAAGTATTGCTTTAGGAGACGCCCATATTGTGGTTGCTGGCGGTATGGAAAACATGAGTTTGATTCCGCACTATTTATACGCTAGAACTGGTACAAAATTTGGACCTGCCTCTTTGATAGATGGCATGCAAAAAGACGGATTGGTAGATGCTTACGACCAAAATGCTATGGGTGTTTGCGCTGATGCTTGTGCTGCAGAATATAAATTTTCCCGTGAAGACCAAGATGCTTTTGCGATTCAATCATACAAACGTGCTGCGGCTGCTTGGGATGCCGGAAAATTTGATAATGAAATAGTACCTGTCGAAGTACCTCAACGACGCGGAGAACCCATTATAGTTAGCAAAGATGAAGAGTTCACTAATGTGATTTTAGATAAAATTCCACAATTGCGACCAGCCTTCTCAAAAGATGGTACCGTAACCGCTGCCAATGCCTCTACCATAAACGATGGTGCTGCTGCAGTGGTTTTAATGAGTAAAGAAAAAGCAAACGAACTTGGTTTAAAACCACTTGCCTCTATAAAAAGTTATGCCGATGCAGCCCACGAACCAGAATGGTTTACCACAGCACCCGCAAAAGCATTACCAAAAGCTTTAGATAAAGCAAGTATTAATATAAAAGACGTCGATTTTTTTGAGTTTAATGAAGCGTTTTCTGTTGTTGGATTAGCAAACATGAAAATCCTTGGGCTTAGCGATGCCAATGTAAACGTTAACGGTGGTGCGGTATCCCTTGGGCATCCACTTGGCTGCTCGGGTGCTAGAATCATTATCACATTACTGAATGTTTTACAACAAAACAATGCTAAAATCGGTGCAGCAGCTATTTGTAATGGCGGTGGCGGTGCATCTGCAATTATTATAGAACGCTAA
- the gyrA gene encoding DNA gyrase subunit A encodes MAEGEKLIPINIEDEMKTAYIDYSMSVIVSRALPDVRDGLKPVHRRVLFGMHELGVRATGAHKKSARIVGEVLGKYHPHGDTSVYDAMVRMAQEWSLRYMLIDGQGNFGSIDGDSPAAMRYTEARMRKISEDMLADIDKETVDHKLNFDDTLQEPTVLPTRIPGLLVNGASGIAVGMATNMPPHNLTEVVNGTIAYIENNDIEIDELIKHVKAPDFPTGGTIYGYDGVKEAFHTGRGRIVIRGKANIEEVHGRECIIVTEIPYQINKAEMIKKTADLVNEKKLEGIATIRDESDRNGMRIVYVLKRDAIPNIVLNKLYKFTALQSSFSVNNIALVKGRPQLLNLKELIHYFVEHRHEVVVRRTTYELRKAEERAHILEGLIIASDNIDEVIAIIRASANADEARENLITRFELSEIQAKAIVEMRLRQLTGLEQDKLRSEYEDIMKLIIDLKDILEKKERRMEIIKDELAVVKEKYGDERRSTIEYAGGDLSIEDMIPDEKVVITISHAGYIKRTSLSEYKTQNRGGVGQKASTTRNEDFLEHLFVGTNHQYMLFFTQKGKCFWMRVYEIPEGSKTSKGRAIQNLINIEQDDTVKAFICTQDLKDEAYINSHYVIMATKQGQVKKTSLEQYSRPRTNGINAITIKEDDILLEARLTTGESQVMLALKSGKAIRFEEAKTRPMGRSASGVRGITLADKNDEVIGMVTIENPKEESVLVVSENGYGKRTYIDDPEDGEPVYRITNRGGKGVKTISITEKTGKLVAIKNVTDNDDLMIINKSGIAIRLEVKNLRVMGRATQGVKLINLKNNDSIAAVAKVMHDEDEVDGSEEGIENTAVTDDGTTIDTNLDTGLEENNTEN; translated from the coding sequence ATGGCAGAAGGAGAAAAATTGATCCCTATTAATATTGAAGATGAGATGAAAACGGCTTACATTGATTATTCAATGTCGGTCATTGTGTCACGTGCTTTACCAGATGTAAGAGACGGGTTGAAGCCAGTTCATAGGCGTGTGCTTTTTGGCATGCACGAACTAGGGGTTAGAGCAACAGGCGCACACAAAAAGTCGGCAAGAATAGTTGGAGAAGTTTTGGGTAAATACCACCCACATGGCGATACATCGGTTTATGATGCCATGGTACGTATGGCTCAAGAATGGAGTTTGCGATATATGTTAATTGACGGACAAGGAAACTTTGGTTCTATAGATGGAGATAGTCCTGCAGCTATGCGTTATACAGAGGCACGTATGCGTAAGATATCGGAAGACATGTTGGCAGATATTGACAAGGAAACCGTTGACCACAAATTAAATTTTGACGATACTTTACAAGAACCAACTGTTTTACCAACTCGTATTCCGGGGCTTTTAGTAAATGGTGCTTCTGGTATTGCGGTAGGTATGGCAACCAATATGCCACCCCATAATTTAACGGAAGTCGTTAATGGAACTATTGCATATATTGAAAATAACGATATAGAAATAGACGAGTTAATTAAACATGTTAAAGCACCGGATTTTCCAACAGGAGGTACTATTTATGGGTACGATGGTGTTAAGGAAGCATTTCATACAGGTAGGGGTAGAATTGTAATACGTGGAAAAGCTAATATTGAAGAAGTTCATGGGCGTGAGTGTATTATTGTAACCGAAATACCTTATCAAATTAATAAAGCAGAAATGATTAAAAAAACTGCTGATTTGGTAAATGAGAAAAAATTAGAAGGTATTGCCACCATTAGAGATGAATCGGATAGAAATGGGATGCGTATTGTTTACGTTTTAAAACGTGATGCGATACCAAACATCGTTCTTAATAAACTCTACAAATTTACAGCTCTACAATCGTCATTCAGTGTTAATAATATTGCACTTGTAAAAGGGCGTCCACAGCTTTTAAACTTAAAAGAGTTAATCCATTATTTTGTTGAGCACAGACATGAAGTTGTTGTAAGACGTACTACTTATGAGTTGCGTAAAGCAGAAGAGCGTGCCCATATATTAGAAGGATTAATTATTGCTTCAGATAATATTGATGAAGTCATTGCTATAATCAGAGCATCTGCAAATGCGGATGAAGCTAGAGAAAACTTAATAACACGTTTCGAACTTTCAGAAATTCAGGCCAAAGCTATTGTAGAGATGCGTTTGCGCCAACTTACAGGTTTAGAGCAAGATAAATTGCGTTCTGAATATGAAGACATCATGAAACTCATCATCGACTTAAAAGATATCTTAGAGAAAAAAGAGCGTCGCATGGAGATTATTAAAGATGAATTAGCTGTTGTAAAAGAAAAATATGGCGATGAGCGTCGTTCAACTATCGAATATGCAGGAGGTGATTTAAGTATTGAAGATATGATTCCTGATGAAAAAGTAGTGATTACTATTTCACATGCGGGCTATATTAAACGTACGTCGTTATCTGAATACAAAACACAGAATAGAGGTGGGGTTGGTCAAAAAGCATCAACCACAAGAAATGAAGATTTCTTAGAGCATTTATTTGTAGGGACTAATCACCAATACATGTTGTTCTTTACCCAAAAAGGAAAATGTTTCTGGATGCGCGTTTATGAAATTCCAGAAGGCAGTAAAACGTCTAAAGGTCGAGCCATTCAAAATTTAATAAATATTGAGCAAGACGATACCGTAAAAGCATTTATTTGTACTCAAGATCTTAAAGATGAAGCATATATAAATAGTCATTATGTGATTATGGCTACGAAACAAGGTCAGGTTAAAAAGACATCTTTAGAGCAATATTCACGTCCAAGAACCAATGGTATTAATGCTATTACTATTAAAGAAGACGATATTTTATTAGAAGCAAGACTAACTACAGGTGAGAGCCAAGTCATGTTGGCACTTAAATCTGGTAAGGCTATTCGCTTTGAGGAAGCCAAAACACGCCCAATGGGTCGTAGTGCATCGGGTGTAAGAGGTATTACACTTGCAGACAAGAATGATGAAGTAATAGGCATGGTCACTATTGAAAATCCGAAAGAAGAATCCGTATTAGTAGTTTCAGAAAATGGTTATGGAAAACGTACATATATTGATGATCCAGAAGATGGAGAGCCTGTTTATAGAATTACGAACCGTGGAGGAAAAGGTGTGAAAACCATTTCTATTACAGAAAAAACAGGTAAATTAGTTGCTATAAAAAATGTTACTGATAATGATGATTTAATGATTATCAATAAATCAGGAATAGCCATAAGATTAGAGGTGAAAAATTTAAGGGTGATGGGCAGAGCTACCCAAGGTGTTAAATTAATCAATCTAAAAAACAACGATTCCATTGCTGCTGTTGCTAAGGTAATGCACGATGAAGATGAAGTAGATGGATCTGAAGAAGGTATTGAAAACACTGCTGTTACAGACGATGGCACAACTATTGATACTAACTTAGATACCGGTTTAGAAGAAAACAATACGGAAAATTAA
- a CDS encoding C40 family peptidase produces the protein MQYGICNLSIVPLRNEPTDTSELVSQVLYGDIFKILEQRKSWSKIRLDFDKYEGWIDNKQLLEITEEQYQQLHKETLKLSIDLVEFIEDNNQQLHPILLGSSLNGLSILNHKHDGSVVAGKKAKENLIKTAFLYLNSPYLWGGKTPFGIDCSGFTQMVYKLNGYKLLRDASQQATQGDPLSFIEESEPGDLAFFDNNEGIITHVGIIMSDNYIIHAHGKVRIDRLDHSGIYNVDSKKHTHKLRVIKKVI, from the coding sequence ATGCAATACGGAATTTGTAATTTAAGCATTGTACCCCTTAGGAACGAACCTACTGATACTAGCGAACTTGTTTCGCAAGTTTTATATGGTGATATTTTTAAAATATTAGAGCAACGTAAAAGCTGGAGCAAAATAAGACTTGATTTTGATAAATATGAAGGCTGGATTGACAACAAGCAGCTTTTAGAAATTACCGAAGAACAATACCAACAACTACATAAAGAAACCTTAAAACTTTCTATAGATTTGGTTGAATTTATTGAAGACAACAACCAACAATTACATCCCATTCTACTAGGTTCTTCCCTAAATGGCTTGTCCATTTTAAATCACAAACACGACGGCTCTGTAGTAGCAGGTAAAAAAGCCAAAGAAAACCTTATTAAAACCGCTTTTTTATATTTGAATTCGCCTTATTTATGGGGTGGAAAAACCCCTTTTGGTATTGATTGTTCGGGCTTTACACAAATGGTTTATAAACTTAATGGTTATAAATTATTACGAGATGCCTCACAACAAGCAACACAAGGCGACCCTTTAAGTTTTATTGAAGAAAGCGAACCTGGAGATTTAGCATTTTTTGATAACAACGAAGGTATTATTACCCATGTTGGCATTATTATGAGCGATAATTACATTATTCATGCACACGGAAAGGTTAGAATTGATAGATTAGACCACTCAGGCATTTATAATGTGGACAGTAAGAAACATACCCACAAACTTCGGGTTATTAAAAAAGTGATTTAA